One window from the genome of Pandoraea fibrosis encodes:
- a CDS encoding 2-keto-4-pentenoate hydratase, protein MSHIQDYAKLLDDAAHFAHEVEQFDTENRLSLDDAYAIQAASLARRAQRGETRVGVKMGFTSRAKMIQMGLSDVIWGRLTSGMQVEEGTSIDFKRYVHPRVEPEIAFILKKPLEGNVTGPQALAAVEAIAPAIEIIDSRYKDFKFTLPEVIADNASSSGFVIGAWHDPHVDFSNLGLAMTINGRTVQVGSTAALLGHPLRSLVAAARLSAAAGEPLQAGWIVMAGGATPAEYIQPGQYVSVEMESLGRVGFHV, encoded by the coding sequence ATGAGCCACATTCAAGACTACGCCAAGCTGCTCGACGACGCGGCGCACTTCGCGCACGAGGTGGAGCAGTTCGATACCGAGAACCGTCTGTCGCTCGACGACGCCTACGCCATTCAGGCCGCATCGCTCGCGCGGCGTGCGCAGCGCGGTGAAACGCGCGTCGGCGTAAAGATGGGTTTCACCAGCCGCGCGAAGATGATTCAGATGGGGCTGTCCGACGTGATCTGGGGGCGTCTCACGTCCGGCATGCAGGTCGAAGAGGGCACGTCCATCGACTTCAAGCGCTATGTGCATCCGCGTGTCGAGCCGGAGATCGCCTTCATTCTGAAGAAGCCGCTCGAGGGCAACGTCACGGGGCCGCAGGCGCTTGCCGCCGTCGAAGCGATTGCGCCGGCCATCGAGATCATCGATTCGCGCTATAAGGACTTCAAGTTCACGTTGCCGGAAGTGATTGCGGATAACGCATCGTCGAGTGGCTTCGTGATCGGTGCCTGGCACGATCCGCACGTCGACTTCTCGAATCTGGGATTGGCGATGACGATCAATGGCCGCACCGTGCAAGTCGGTTCGACGGCGGCGCTGCTCGGGCATCCGCTGCGCTCGCTGGTGGCGGCGGCGCGTTTGTCGGCAGCCGCCGGCGAGCCGTTGCAAGCCGGTTGGATCGTGATGGCAGGCGGGGCAACGCCGGCCGAGTACATCCAGCCGGGACAGTATGTGTCGGTCGAAATGGAGTCGCTTGGCCGCGTGGGTTTCCACGTCTGA
- a CDS encoding 2-keto-4-pentenoate hydratase has product MTASTPRDAATQARLQQAADALLEAERSRQFIAPLRETYAPLSIDDAYAIQRINTERRLAAGRRIVGCKIGLTSVAVQKQLGVDQPDFGMLFDDMGYGDGEPIPASILTQPKIEAEIAFVIGRDLNVDNPGQLDVINAIEYALPALEIVGSRVADWNIRITDTIADNASSSAYVIGNTPKRLSEFDVRMCGMVMERRGEPVSVGAGAACLGSPINAVVWLARTMAAVGTPLKAGDLVLSGALGPMAAVTPGDIFETRINGLGSVRAVFDPVSEAAR; this is encoded by the coding sequence ATGACGGCGAGCACACCCCGCGACGCCGCCACGCAGGCACGTCTCCAGCAGGCGGCCGACGCGCTCCTCGAAGCCGAGCGTTCACGCCAGTTCATCGCGCCGTTGCGCGAGACCTACGCACCGCTGAGCATCGACGACGCTTACGCCATCCAACGCATCAATACCGAGCGGCGTCTGGCCGCCGGGCGCCGTATCGTCGGTTGCAAGATCGGCCTCACGTCGGTTGCCGTGCAAAAGCAGCTTGGCGTCGATCAGCCCGATTTCGGCATGCTCTTTGACGACATGGGCTACGGTGACGGCGAGCCGATTCCGGCGTCGATCCTCACGCAGCCGAAGATCGAAGCCGAGATCGCCTTTGTCATCGGCCGCGATCTGAACGTCGATAACCCCGGACAGCTCGACGTCATCAACGCCATCGAGTACGCGTTGCCCGCGCTGGAGATCGTCGGCAGCCGCGTGGCCGACTGGAACATCCGCATCACCGACACGATTGCCGATAACGCGTCGTCGTCGGCCTATGTGATCGGTAACACGCCGAAGCGACTCTCTGAGTTCGACGTGCGGATGTGCGGCATGGTGATGGAGCGTCGCGGCGAGCCGGTGTCGGTGGGCGCTGGCGCCGCCTGTCTGGGCAGCCCGATCAACGCCGTGGTGTGGCTCGCCCGCACGATGGCGGCGGTGGGCACGCCGCTCAAGGCGGGCGATCTGGTGCTCTCCGGCGCGCTCGGCCCGATGGCCGCGGTCACGCCCGGCGATATTTTCGAAACCCGTATCAACGGCCTGGGCTCGGTCCGCGCCGTGTTCGACCCTGTCAGCGAGGCGGCACGATGA
- a CDS encoding tautomerase family protein: MPIVHINLVEGRDDATVKACVKAVARTVHETLGAPLESIRVYATQVPAAHWAVGERTKDEPAAPAKAGA, from the coding sequence ATGCCAATCGTACATATCAATCTGGTGGAAGGTCGCGACGACGCCACCGTGAAGGCTTGCGTGAAGGCCGTGGCGCGCACCGTGCATGAAACGCTCGGCGCACCGCTCGAGTCGATTCGCGTATATGCCACGCAGGTGCCGGCGGCGCACTGGGCCGTGGGCGAGCGCACCAAGGACGAGCCGGCCGCGCCGGCCAAGGCAGGCGCGTGA
- a CDS encoding LysR substrate-binding domain-containing protein, producing MDIKQMRYFLAVAQEGHFGRAAERLNMAQPPLTRHIHALEAQLGTPLFVRTPKGATLTAAGQTLLAEVPNILALARRAEEQTRLAGEGYIGRLDVGIFSSGILNVIPRLLAGFHTERPEVKIGLHNLSKTEQIAALRERRIAIGFNRLIPDEPDLVVDWIHREPFLVALYEGHPLCERASLTLADLDNERMILYPNAPVPGLAEEVAAAFRAEGVVLRVEQEVEDVVTSIALVASRFGVCVTTESAANLRLPGVVYRPLKSQRLRSIELNCMYRRDDDSPILAAFLALMRRSRNQRHALTM from the coding sequence ATGGACATCAAGCAGATGCGGTACTTTCTTGCCGTCGCGCAGGAAGGGCATTTCGGACGGGCGGCGGAGCGGCTGAATATGGCGCAGCCGCCGCTGACCCGGCATATCCACGCCCTCGAAGCGCAATTGGGCACGCCGCTTTTCGTGCGCACGCCCAAGGGCGCCACACTCACCGCGGCCGGGCAGACGCTGCTCGCCGAAGTGCCGAACATTCTGGCGCTGGCGCGTCGCGCGGAAGAACAGACGCGTCTGGCTGGCGAAGGCTATATCGGACGTCTCGATGTCGGCATCTTCAGCTCCGGCATTCTCAACGTCATTCCACGGTTGCTGGCAGGCTTTCATACCGAGCGCCCCGAAGTGAAGATCGGGCTGCACAACCTGTCCAAGACCGAGCAGATCGCGGCGCTGCGCGAACGGCGCATCGCCATCGGCTTCAACCGCCTGATTCCGGATGAGCCGGATCTCGTCGTCGACTGGATTCACCGGGAGCCGTTTCTGGTGGCGCTCTACGAGGGGCATCCGCTATGCGAGCGTGCCTCGCTGACGCTGGCCGACCTCGACAACGAGCGCATGATTCTCTATCCGAATGCGCCGGTCCCCGGACTCGCCGAAGAGGTTGCCGCCGCGTTCCGTGCCGAGGGTGTGGTGCTACGCGTAGAGCAGGAAGTGGAAGACGTGGTGACGTCGATCGCGCTGGTGGCGAGCCGCTTCGGCGTGTGCGTGACGACGGAATCGGCCGCGAACCTTCGCCTGCCCGGCGTGGTGTACCGGCCGCTGAAATCTCAGCGTCTGCGCTCCATCGAACTGAACTGCATGTATCGCCGAGACGACGACTCCCCGATTCTGGCGGCCTTTCTGGCGCTGATGCGGCGCTCACGCAATCAACGCCACGCGCTGACGATGTAG
- a CDS encoding branched-chain amino acid ABC transporter substrate-binding protein: MQFRHKSLFVAAALAFIGTTANAETVKIAIAGPFSGSVAQYGDMVKAGALTAIEEINAAGGANGNKLEAVMMDDACEPKQAVAVANKIVSQKIKYVIGHVCSGSTIPASDIYENEGVVMITPSATAPQLTEGKKRHFIFRTIGRDDQQGPAAAQYIISKVKPKKVAVLHDKQSYGQGIATSVKKDLDAAKVPVVLFEGINAGDSDYSAVITKLKSQGVDFVYFGGYHPEMGLLLRQAREQGVKATFMGPEGVGNKDVTAIAGPASEGMLVTLPADFAADPANAKLVKAFADAKRDPNGPFQMPAYTGVQLIAKGIAGAKSTDSEKVAKYLHANTFDTPIGKVAYDAAGDLKSFKFVVFTWHKDATKTAAN; the protein is encoded by the coding sequence ATGCAGTTCCGTCACAAATCCCTGTTCGTCGCCGCTGCTCTCGCCTTCATTGGAACGACCGCCAACGCCGAGACCGTCAAGATCGCCATCGCCGGCCCGTTCAGTGGCTCGGTTGCCCAATACGGCGACATGGTCAAGGCCGGTGCCCTGACCGCCATTGAAGAAATCAACGCGGCAGGCGGTGCGAATGGCAACAAGCTGGAAGCCGTGATGATGGACGATGCATGCGAGCCGAAGCAGGCCGTCGCCGTCGCCAACAAGATCGTCAGCCAGAAGATCAAGTATGTGATCGGTCACGTGTGCTCGGGTTCGACGATCCCGGCATCGGACATCTACGAGAACGAAGGCGTGGTGATGATTACGCCGTCGGCGACCGCGCCGCAACTGACCGAAGGCAAGAAGCGTCACTTTATCTTCCGCACCATCGGTCGTGACGACCAGCAAGGTCCGGCAGCCGCCCAGTACATCATCAGCAAGGTCAAGCCGAAGAAGGTTGCCGTGCTGCACGACAAGCAGTCGTATGGCCAGGGCATCGCCACCTCGGTGAAGAAGGACCTCGACGCCGCCAAGGTGCCGGTCGTGCTGTTCGAAGGGATCAACGCCGGTGACTCGGACTACTCGGCGGTGATCACCAAGCTCAAGTCGCAAGGTGTGGACTTCGTGTACTTCGGCGGCTATCACCCGGAAATGGGCCTGCTGCTGCGCCAGGCGCGTGAGCAAGGCGTGAAGGCCACGTTCATGGGTCCGGAAGGCGTGGGCAACAAGGACGTGACGGCAATCGCCGGCCCGGCCTCGGAAGGCATGCTCGTGACGCTGCCGGCCGACTTCGCTGCCGATCCGGCCAACGCCAAGCTGGTGAAGGCATTCGCCGACGCCAAGCGCGATCCGAACGGTCCGTTCCAGATGCCGGCTTACACGGGCGTGCAACTGATCGCCAAGGGCATCGCCGGCGCGAAGAGCACCGACTCGGAAAAGGTCGCCAAGTACCTCCACGCCAACACGTTCGACACGCCGATCGGCAAGGTTGCGTATGACGCAGCCGGCGATCTGAAGTCGTTCAAGTTTGTGGTGTTCACGTGGCACAAAGACGCCACCAAGACCGCCGCCAACTGA